The Solirubrobacterales bacterium genome contains a region encoding:
- a CDS encoding cobyric acid synthase has protein sequence MKGALLICGTHSDAGKSVVVAGICRWLGRQGVSVAPFKGQNMALNSVVTRDGSEIGRAQAAQAAAAGVLPEAAMNPVLIKPSGTRKSQVMVMGKPYAETNATSYQKLKHELKPVVADALADLRSRFDVVICEGAGSPAEINLRDGDLTNMGLARTADLPVLIVADIDRGGVFGSLFGTLALLEPADQACVAGYLINKFRGDDSILAPGVAQLEKLTGRRSVGVLPFVEDLWLDVEDSLGLEAARPELAGAGETLDVAVIQLRWMSNFTDFDALSVEPGVRLRFTRSIVDIERADLVIVPGTKATVEDLGRMREAGIDRALTRRAQAGDPILGICGGYQMIGDRIDDSVESGQGAVEGLGLLPIATTFAADKLLRQRTGRCAWAGSPVSGYEIRHGRVARHGGEPWFQGDDGEEEGCFQGPLFGTSWHGVLENDEFRRALLSQAAALRGSDFKPAEINFADVRDRRLDVLGDLIAEHCDTDFLLQLIEHGTPRKLSSIHTEMSPCFAS, from the coding sequence ATGAAGGGAGCACTGCTGATCTGCGGCACGCATTCTGATGCCGGTAAATCCGTCGTGGTCGCTGGTATCTGCCGCTGGCTCGGTCGACAGGGCGTGAGCGTCGCCCCGTTCAAAGGCCAAAATATGGCTCTGAACTCGGTGGTCACGCGCGACGGAAGTGAGATCGGTCGCGCGCAAGCGGCGCAGGCTGCAGCTGCCGGTGTCTTGCCAGAGGCAGCAATGAATCCCGTGTTGATCAAGCCGTCGGGCACGCGCAAGAGTCAAGTCATGGTTATGGGCAAGCCGTATGCCGAAACCAACGCCACGAGTTATCAGAAGCTCAAGCACGAGTTGAAGCCGGTCGTGGCGGACGCGTTGGCCGACCTGCGAAGTCGGTTCGATGTTGTGATCTGCGAGGGCGCAGGCAGTCCTGCCGAAATCAATCTACGTGACGGAGACCTGACGAACATGGGTCTTGCCCGCACGGCTGACTTGCCCGTTCTGATCGTCGCGGATATCGATCGTGGCGGCGTGTTCGGATCGCTGTTTGGCACCCTCGCGCTGCTCGAACCGGCCGATCAAGCGTGTGTCGCGGGCTACCTGATCAACAAGTTTCGCGGCGACGATTCGATCCTCGCGCCCGGCGTGGCACAGCTCGAGAAACTAACTGGCCGCCGCTCGGTCGGAGTTCTGCCGTTCGTCGAAGATCTTTGGCTCGACGTCGAGGATTCCCTCGGGCTCGAAGCTGCGCGGCCGGAGCTCGCTGGGGCCGGCGAAACACTCGACGTCGCTGTGATTCAACTGCGCTGGATGAGCAACTTCACCGACTTCGACGCGCTGTCAGTGGAGCCGGGAGTTCGGCTGAGATTCACGCGTTCGATCGTCGATATCGAGCGCGCGGACCTGGTGATCGTGCCAGGCACCAAGGCGACTGTCGAAGATCTCGGACGGATGCGCGAGGCTGGAATCGATCGCGCGCTGACCCGTAGGGCGCAGGCGGGCGATCCGATCCTGGGAATCTGCGGCGGCTACCAGATGATTGGTGATCGAATCGACGATTCGGTCGAGTCGGGACAAGGCGCGGTGGAAGGTCTCGGCCTGCTGCCGATCGCTACGACATTCGCAGCGGACAAGCTGCTGCGCCAGCGCACGGGCCGTTGTGCTTGGGCTGGCAGTCCCGTTTCCGGCTATGAGATTCGCCACGGCAGGGTCGCGCGGCACGGGGGCGAGCCGTGGTTTCAGGGCGACGACGGCGAAGAAGAAGGCTGCTTTCAGGGGCCGCTGTTTGGCACTTCGTGGCACGGCGTGCTCGAAAACGACGAGTTCCGCCGGGCGCTTCTGAGTCAGGCTGCCGCGCTGCGCGGCAGCGACTTCAAGCCAGCTGAAATCAATTTCGCCGATGTCCGCGACCGCCGCCTCGACGTGCTCGGTGATCTGATCGCCGAGCATTGCGACACAGACTTTCTGCTTCAGCTGATCGAGCACGGAACCCCACGCAAGCTTTCCTCAATCCACACAGAAATGAGCCCATGCTTCGCTTCATAA
- the cobD gene encoding cobalamin biosynthesis protein CobD: MSVALLSGYAADVAFGDPRRGHPVAGFGNATIALESKVYAPTKLRGALFAFGLIASAGVAVDVLANVTARRRSAGTAVFVAVTWASLGGRSLAIAAGRVADALKREDIEAARNCLPSLVGRDVSGMDAEKICRAVVESVAENTSDAVVGALFWGALFGPAGVTVFRAANTLDAMVGHRSDRYEDFGWAAARIDDALGWPAARLTALLAAVCAPVVDGSARESLRILRRDGGSHPSPNAGRVEAAFAGALNLKLGGPLSYDGQDEVRGCLGDGTAPRVQDIDRSVRLASAVGLTALAICCAIRVARGRWRSA; encoded by the coding sequence ATGAGTGTCGCGTTGCTCAGTGGCTACGCGGCGGATGTCGCATTTGGGGATCCACGCCGCGGGCACCCCGTCGCCGGTTTCGGAAACGCGACCATCGCGCTTGAATCGAAGGTCTATGCGCCGACCAAGCTGCGCGGCGCGCTATTCGCCTTCGGGCTCATCGCTTCGGCGGGCGTGGCGGTCGACGTGCTCGCCAACGTTACGGCGCGACGACGTTCTGCCGGCACCGCTGTCTTCGTCGCCGTCACTTGGGCCTCGCTTGGCGGTCGCTCGCTGGCGATTGCCGCTGGCAGAGTCGCTGACGCGCTGAAACGCGAAGACATCGAAGCCGCGCGGAACTGCCTGCCGTCGCTGGTCGGTCGCGACGTCAGCGGGATGGACGCGGAGAAGATCTGTCGGGCAGTCGTTGAATCGGTGGCAGAAAACACGAGTGACGCCGTCGTCGGCGCTTTGTTCTGGGGTGCACTGTTCGGCCCGGCCGGGGTGACGGTGTTTCGCGCTGCCAACACTCTGGACGCGATGGTTGGTCATCGCAGCGATCGTTACGAAGACTTTGGCTGGGCTGCCGCCCGGATCGATGATGCCCTCGGATGGCCCGCGGCTCGTCTGACCGCGTTGCTTGCCGCCGTCTGTGCGCCGGTTGTCGACGGGTCGGCTCGGGAGTCGCTGCGCATCCTGCGCCGTGACGGTGGCTCTCACCCCAGTCCAAACGCTGGCCGAGTGGAAGCGGCCTTCGCCGGCGCCTTGAATCTCAAACTCGGCGGGCCGTTGAGCTACGACGGACAGGACGAAGTCCGCGGCTGTTTGGGAGACGGAACCGCGCCGCGGGTCCAGGACATCGATCGCAGCGTGCGTCTGGCGTCGGCAGTCGGCCTGACGGCGCTCGCGATTTGCTGCGCGATTCGAGTTGCGCGCGGTCGGTGGAGGTCAGCATGA
- the cobT gene encoding nicotinate-nucleotide--dimethylbenzimidazole phosphoribosyltransferase yields MPPPRFMRPPTPADFDDSRATDRAADPQGWRYAEAELAAVYRVISERRDIRRFRPDKVDDDTLGRVLTAAHQAPSVGLMQPWRMIVIRDLKSRISVRALAQRERSRQAHKFDERARHFLDQKVEGIVEAPLGICICCDHGDADEEILGRGTISETDIYSTACAIENLWLAARAEGLGVGWVSFYQRDDLRELFDLPARVEPIAYLCVGWPDERPLRPGLETAGWSQRMPLDEVVMQERWRENDESAVEQNRDQPTMHLDAAVGARDRLDQLVKPAGSLGALETVITRWAAVTGRPPRQTLRAGVLIFASDHGHARHGTSLFDAAVSSQVAAAAARGETACGVLAERGEHELVIADVGLAGPTPPNVRNEKIAPGTADFSVGDALTAKQLDRAMKIGRDSCAELDERSIDCLVLGEIGIGNTTTTAALASAILALEPNRTVGRGTGVDAAGFRRKVELVANALKGRALPLEPSEALIAVGGFEFVAMVGAMMEATKRALPIVIDGYAVTVAALIATRIDPAVGEHLFASHRSAEPGHELLLTELGLEPILDLRLRLGEGSGGLLALPIIELSGALHANMATFEESGVSRNQ; encoded by the coding sequence ATGCCCCCTCCACGCTTCATGCGCCCGCCCACGCCGGCCGACTTCGACGATTCCCGAGCGACCGATCGCGCGGCCGATCCGCAAGGTTGGCGCTATGCGGAGGCTGAACTCGCAGCGGTGTATCGAGTGATCTCCGAGCGGCGTGACATCCGCCGCTTTCGTCCCGACAAGGTTGACGACGACACCCTCGGGCGCGTCTTGACCGCCGCACACCAAGCTCCTTCGGTCGGGCTGATGCAGCCCTGGCGGATGATCGTGATTCGTGATCTGAAATCGCGCATATCCGTGCGCGCTCTCGCTCAGCGCGAGCGCAGCCGGCAAGCCCACAAATTCGATGAGCGCGCGCGCCATTTCTTGGACCAGAAAGTCGAGGGAATAGTTGAAGCGCCACTTGGAATATGTATTTGCTGCGATCACGGCGACGCCGACGAAGAGATTCTTGGTCGCGGGACAATCAGCGAAACCGATATTTACAGCACCGCCTGCGCAATCGAAAACCTCTGGCTTGCGGCGCGAGCCGAAGGTCTCGGTGTCGGCTGGGTGAGCTTTTACCAGCGCGACGATTTGCGAGAGCTGTTCGATCTACCCGCGCGAGTCGAACCGATTGCGTACCTCTGCGTCGGTTGGCCCGACGAGCGACCGCTGCGTCCGGGTCTCGAGACCGCCGGCTGGTCGCAGCGAATGCCGCTCGACGAAGTCGTAATGCAGGAACGATGGCGAGAGAACGACGAAAGTGCGGTGGAGCAAAATCGGGATCAGCCGACGATGCACCTCGATGCTGCGGTCGGCGCCCGCGACCGACTAGACCAGCTTGTGAAGCCGGCAGGGAGCCTCGGTGCACTTGAAACTGTGATCACCAGATGGGCCGCCGTAACCGGACGACCGCCACGCCAAACTCTCCGCGCGGGCGTGCTGATTTTCGCGTCCGACCACGGGCATGCGCGGCATGGGACAAGCCTTTTCGACGCAGCGGTTTCCAGCCAGGTGGCTGCCGCCGCAGCCCGTGGCGAGACGGCGTGCGGCGTGCTTGCCGAGCGCGGCGAACACGAACTCGTCATCGCCGATGTCGGCCTCGCTGGTCCGACGCCGCCGAACGTTCGAAACGAAAAGATCGCGCCGGGAACCGCGGACTTCAGTGTCGGCGACGCACTCACAGCCAAGCAGCTTGATCGCGCCATGAAAATCGGCCGCGACAGCTGCGCAGAGCTCGACGAGCGCAGCATCGACTGCTTGGTTCTCGGCGAAATCGGCATTGGCAACACGACAACGACGGCTGCCCTCGCTTCGGCGATTCTCGCGCTTGAACCGAACCGAACGGTCGGCCGCGGCACGGGCGTAGACGCGGCAGGGTTCAGGCGAAAGGTCGAGCTCGTAGCCAACGCGCTCAAGGGGCGCGCGCTGCCACTGGAGCCGTCCGAGGCCTTGATCGCGGTCGGAGGGTTTGAGTTTGTAGCCATGGTCGGCGCAATGATGGAGGCGACCAAACGGGCGCTGCCGATCGTGATCGACGGTTATGCGGTGACCGTCGCCGCGCTGATTGCCACCCGCATTGATCCAGCGGTCGGGGAGCACCTGTTCGCGAGTCATCGCTCGGCTGAACCAGGGCACGAGCTGCTGCTCACCGAGCTCGGGCTGGAGCCGATTCTGGATCTGCGACTGCGCCTCGGTGAGGGGTCCGGAGGCCTGCTCGCCCTGCCGATCATTGAGCTGTCCGGCGCTCTGCACGCGAACATGGCAACGTTCGAAGAATCTGGAGTGTCGCGCAATCAGTGA
- a CDS encoding histidine phosphatase family protein, which translates to MRRLFLIRHAPTAATRASAFPVDEPLDEGGRNAATRLQGILRDTDEVFCGPSLRCRQTAEIAGAIPMVEPDLAECDFGSWGGRVLADVHVEEPDATRAWMTDPDARPHGGESLTQFSSRVTAWLDDQAETDGRAFAITHGGVIKAALVHSVAAPVESFWRFDAAPLSVTELHAFDGRWTVSRINCPIAVVER; encoded by the coding sequence ATGAGGCGACTTTTTCTCATTCGACACGCGCCCACGGCAGCCACTCGTGCCTCCGCGTTTCCGGTGGACGAGCCGTTGGACGAGGGCGGCCGGAACGCCGCGACGCGGCTTCAAGGCATTCTCCGCGACACCGACGAAGTCTTCTGCGGCCCGAGCCTGCGTTGTCGCCAAACCGCCGAGATCGCAGGCGCGATTCCGATGGTCGAGCCGGATCTCGCCGAGTGCGATTTCGGCAGCTGGGGCGGTCGGGTGCTCGCCGACGTGCACGTCGAAGAGCCAGACGCTACGCGCGCCTGGATGACCGACCCCGACGCGCGACCCCACGGCGGCGAAAGCCTCACTCAATTCTCCTCGCGTGTCACCGCATGGCTTGACGATCAGGCGGAAACAGACGGCCGGGCATTCGCGATTACCCACGGCGGGGTGATCAAAGCGGCCCTGGTGCATTCAGTAGCTGCGCCCGTTGAATCGTTCTGGCGGTTTGATGCGGCCCCGCTGTCAGTAACCGAACTGCACGCGTTTGATGGCCGTTGGACGGTCTCGCGAATCAATTGTCCGATTGCTGTTGTGGAACGATGA
- the cobS gene encoding adenosylcobinamide-GDP ribazoletransferase translates to MSCPALCTRTWQRSKNLECRAISEQRTGAARIGQAAANAALALTFLTIIPLRWSGIREGRLGAASVWFPLVGALVGSIAGAVWAAAYTTLGSATASVTAVITLVVITGALHQDGLADCADGLGIRNDRDRRMEVMRDSSIGVFGCLALIGWAFMLVSILSQLSKLEGLAVLIAAAALARWAACVHATTTPPARPDGLGASFEVTAWQSLIAGLIALAIAIAALGPTIGIAGALASSLAAALSSAIARGAIGGRTGDTIGATVVVTELIACSTALILL, encoded by the coding sequence TTGAGCTGTCCGGCGCTCTGCACGCGAACATGGCAACGTTCGAAGAATCTGGAGTGTCGCGCAATCAGTGAGCAGCGAACTGGTGCGGCGCGAATTGGTCAGGCGGCGGCCAACGCCGCGCTGGCCCTGACCTTCCTAACGATCATTCCGCTCAGGTGGAGTGGAATCCGAGAGGGAAGACTCGGCGCAGCTTCAGTGTGGTTTCCGCTGGTCGGAGCGCTGGTCGGGTCAATCGCAGGCGCGGTTTGGGCGGCTGCATACACCACGCTTGGTTCAGCAACTGCATCCGTCACAGCCGTCATCACGCTCGTAGTAATCACCGGAGCCCTGCATCAAGATGGCTTGGCCGACTGCGCAGACGGATTGGGAATACGAAATGATCGTGATCGCCGGATGGAAGTCATGCGCGATTCGTCAATTGGTGTATTCGGCTGCCTCGCGTTGATTGGCTGGGCGTTCATGCTCGTCTCGATTCTGAGTCAGCTGAGCAAGTTGGAAGGTCTGGCGGTGCTCATCGCCGCCGCCGCGTTGGCAAGATGGGCCGCATGTGTGCATGCGACCACTACCCCGCCTGCGCGTCCCGATGGCCTGGGCGCATCCTTCGAGGTCACGGCCTGGCAGTCGCTGATCGCGGGGCTCATAGCGCTCGCCATCGCTATTGCGGCACTTGGACCGACGATTGGGATTGCCGGTGCGCTGGCAAGTAGCCTCGCGGCCGCGCTCTCATCAGCAATTGCGCGCGGTGCGATCGGCGGTCGCACTGGTGACACGATCGGCGCAACAGTCGTCGTCACGGAACTCATCGCCTGCTCCACGGCGCTGATTCTCCTCTGA